In Balearica regulorum gibbericeps isolate bBalReg1 chromosome 2, bBalReg1.pri, whole genome shotgun sequence, one DNA window encodes the following:
- the TRIB1 gene encoding tribbles homolog 1 — protein sequence MSRPASLLPAARCRSAPAKRLQPLHDGPAEEAPAAKYPRLVDCGPPDCLSSPGSPCSPASPAGGGAAGPSLIASYLLLPLAEREQVSRALSVSSGRELRCKVFPLKHYQDKIRPYIQLPSHRNITGVVEVILGDTKAYVFFEKDFGDMHSYVRSCKRLREEEAARLFKQIVSAVAHCHQSAIVLGDLKLRKFVFSNEERTQLRLESLEDTHIIKGEDDALSDKHGCPAYVSPEILNTTGTYSGKSADVWSLGVMLYTLLVGRYPFHDSDPSTLFSKIRRGQFCIPDHVSPKARCLIRSLLRREPSERLTAPEILLHPWFEAVLEPGYTDQETGTSDQIVPEYHGDSDDISSFFC from the exons ATGAGCCGCCCCGCGTCTCTCCTGCCGGCCGCCCGCTGCCGCAGCGCTCCGGCTAAGCGGCTCCAACCTCTCCACGACGGCCCCGCCGAAGAAGCGCCGGCCGCCAAATACCCTCGTCTCGTCGACTGCGGACCTCCGGATTGCCTGAGTTCTCCCGGGTCTCCTTGTTCTCCGGCTTCTCCCGCCGGAGGGGGAGCGGCGGGTCCCAGCTTGATCGCTTCAtacctgctgctgccgctggcCGAGCGGGAGCAGGTGTCGAGGGCGCTGAGCGTTAGCTCCGGCCGGGAGCTGCGCTGCAAG GTGTTCCCCCTCAAACACTACCAGGACAAGATCCGGCCTTACATTCAGCTGCCGTCGCACAGAAACATCACCGGGGTCGTTGAAGTCATCCTCGGGGACACCAAGGCATATGTGTTCTTTGAAAAGGACTTTGGGGACATGCACTCCTACGTGAGGAGCTGCaagaggctgagggaagaggaggctgcCCGGCTGTTCAAGCAGATAGTCTCCGCTGTAGCTCACTGCCACCAGTCGGCCATCGTACTTGGTGACCTCAAGCTCaggaaatttgttttctctaatgAAGAAAG GACTCAGCTACGGCTGGAGAGCCTGGAAGACACGCACATCATCAAAGGTGAAGATGATGCGCTCTCAGACAAGCACGGCTGCCCGGCGTACGTCAGCCCTGAGATCCTAAACACGACAGGGACTTACTCTGGAAAATCAGCTGACGTGTGGAGTTTGGGAGTGATGCTCTATACCCTGCTGGTGGGACGCTATCCCTTCCATGACTCGGACCCTAGCACTCTGTTTTCCAAAATCCGGCGTGGACAGTTCTGTATTCCTGACCACGTCTCCCCCAAAGCCCGATGCCTCATCCGCAGCCTCCTGCGGCGGGAGCCCTCTGAAAGACTCACTGCTCCAGAGATCTTGCTTCACCCTTGGTTCGAGGCGGTCTTGGAGCCTGGATATACAGACCAGGAGACGGGAACTTCGGATCAAATTGTTCCAGAATACCACGGAGACAGTGATGATATTAGTTCCTTCTTCTGCTAA